GGACTTTCCGGTGATGAAGCCGCGTCCGGTGAGGATGTCGACGACGGGCAACTCGACGGGCGTCCCCGGCGCCGATTGCCCGTCGCCGCCCGGCCCCTCGCTGACGTTCGCGACGGCGATCGTCTCGGTATCCTCGGTCATCTATCGGGTCGTCGCCCTCCCGCGGCATAGTTCCTTCTCCCCGTGTGACGGACGTCTGACGCCGCGGAGGCCCGAGAGCGCGTCGCCGGCGGCGACTACTCGCTCTCGTCGAACTGGTCGAGCGAGGCCTGGCCCCGACCCGACGGCCGTCCCGCCCGTCGACGGCCGTCGCGCTCGTCCGACCGGCGGCCGCCGTCCCCCGCGGCTTCCGCAGTCTCCGCATCCTCCGCGGTCTCGGCGCCCTCCCACCCGTCGAGCCGGGCCTGCTCGCCGTCCGCAAACGAGAGGTTCGAGACGCGGACGCCGAGCTTCCGGACGGCGTCGTCTTCGAACTCCGCGAGCAACTCCAGGGCGACGGACTCCACCAGATCGGGGTCGTCGACGGGCCCCGAGAGCGACCGCTCGCGGGTGTTGATGTCGTACGGCGGCAGCACGGCCTTGATGCCGATGGTCCGGTAGGTCGCCCCGCGATTCTGCGCCCGCGAGGCGACGTCGGCGGCCAGCGCCGCGACCCGCTCGCGCTTCTCCGCCGCGCTCTCTGTCGCCTCCGCGAACGCCGACTCCCGCGAGAGGCTCTTCGGCCGGCCCGTGGGCGTCACCTCGCGGTCGTCGACGCCGCGGGCGCGGTCGCGGAGTTCGGGCCCGCGGGAACCGAACGCCGACCGGAGTTCTGCGGGGTCCGCGTCCGCGAGGCCGCCGGCGGTCTCGATGCCCATCTCTCCGAGGCGGTCGGCCGTCACCGGCCCGATCCCGTGGACCGATTCGACCGGGAGCGGCGCGAGGAACTCCGCGACCCGTCCGGGCTCGACGACGACGAGGCCGTCGGGTTTGTCGTGGTCGGAGGCGATCTTCGCGGTCGACATATTCGATGCGACGCCGACGCTGGCGGGGACGCCGACCTCGCGGGCGATCCGCTGTTTCACGTGGCGGGCGTACCCCTCGGCCAGCGTCCGCTCGCCGTCCGGCCCCCGGTCCCAGGAGGTGCGGTCGGTGACGTCGAGGTACGCCTCGTCGATGCTCACCTCTCGGACGACGTCGGCCGAGTCGTGGAGGATCTCTTTCACCTCCCCCGCGACCTCGCGGTAGAACTCCAGGTCGACCGGGCGGTAGTGGCCGACCGTGTCGGCGTCGGTCTCGGATTCTGACTCGGATCCCGATTCCGACTCGTTTCCCTCGGCCGTCGCTTCCGCTGCGCGCGGCAGCCGTTCGAGCGCCTGCGAGATCGGCTGGGCGCTCTCGACGCCGTATTCTCGGGCCTCGTAGCTCGCGGTCGCGACCGCCCCGAACGTCTCGCCCGCTTCGTAGCCCATCCCGACCACGACCGGCTCCTCGCGGAGTGCGGGCTCCCGCAGGCGCTCGCAGGAGGCGTAAAAGCAGTCCATATCGACGTGGAGGATGATCCGCGAGGAGGGGCCGCGGCTCACGTCGTGAGCATATTCGTCCAGATTCACACCGGCTCACCCCCCGGTGTGGGCCACAGCAGTACGTCCTCGCGGAGCGCGCGTAGGTACGAAGCGGACACTATGGCGTTCGAGCTTCGGAATTCGCCGATGGCCGATCTCGAACCCATCACGCACGCGAGCCCTTAGAGACGTACTGTGAAGACATTGGCGGGGAATTTCCTCGCGTACGGCCGGACAGTATCACCCACCAAGCTCGTCGGGTGAGGTCTTACCCGCACACCGCCTGTGTGACGTAGACGCGTCGTCCGTCGTCAGTCTCGGCCGTCGCGACGCCGATCCCTTCGCTTTCGAACGCGTCCTCCAGAATGACATCCTGATTGCCCGGCGAATTCATCCACTGACGGACGATCCCGTGGGCGATCTTCGTCTCGTTCCCCTCGTAATTCACGTAGTCGTCCTCCACCGCGATGCGCTGATTGGCGTACGTGTACGCGACGTTTTCGCCGACGGTTTCACACTCGTACTGTGATTCGGGATCCGATCCCTGCAGTCGGCGCCGCTCGGCCATCGTCTCGGTGTGTTCTTCCGCACGCTCTGCAATGTGCTGGGAGTACTGCAGGCGGTCCACTCGACGGTCAGCCCGGATCTCGTTGATTCGCGCGTGTACTGTCCGCCTGATCTCGGTCTCGTTGAGGGTGTCCGCGGACGAGGCGTCCGAAAATCCGCTCTCGGCCTCTTCAATACTGTCTGTGACCAGTTCGTTCACGCCGATATCCGCCACTTGAACGGGACCGATCGGTGTCACTACGACAACGACAGTGCTCACAAGCAGAACGACCGTGAGCAGTCGTTTCACGCGAAATAAAATTAAATGCAGGTGTAAAAAATTATTGGTGAATTAACACTTAATTGGTCGTGCGAAGACACACGGAATGTTGTCTTGCTCGATGACCACGAGCAAAACTGCGGTAGCGATGGCTAGAAACAGTGGGACACCGTCACGACGGTCCGTTCGGAAGGGTGGTGGCCGGAGCGGCCACTATGGCGTTCCCGAACCGGAGTGAATGTGGATCCGACGGATCGACGGACGTGGGGCGTCGCTCGGTCGCGCGGGCGGCCTTACTTCAGCCGTTCCTGGAGGAACGACGGGTGGGCTGCGGTGATCCCCTCGATCGAGAGGATCGTCTCGGAGATGACGTCGCCGAGGGCGTCGCCGTCGCGGGCGCGGACCTCCGCCATCAGCATGTGGTCGCCCGAGGAGGTGTACAGCGACTCGACGGCGTCGAGTTCCTTGAGCTCGCGGGTCGCCTCCACGTAGCGCTCCGAGGAGACGTCGAGCCCGACCAGCGCGATCGAGGTCTCCGAGAGCTTCTTGGGGTCGACGTCGGCGGAGTAGCCGACGATGATTCCCTCTTCTTCCATCTTCCGGATGTACTTCCGAACCGTGGGCTTCGAGACGTCCGCGCGTTCTGCGATCTCCGAGTACGACGCCTGGGCGTCCTCTTCGAGCACGTCGAGGATACGCCCCTCCGTCGATGTGGTCTCCATACCCGTACGTTTTGGTCGATAGAAAAAATACCTTCCGAATAAACAAAGCGAACTCGCGAGGATGAAATACGTCGGCCGCGGCGCGTCAAAACGCCGGAATCCGGCCGGGAACTTCCCGCGGCCGGGGGCCGCAGTCTGCCGATCTGCGGCCGTGAGGCGTTACTTGTGCTTGTCGAGGAACGAGTCGTAGACGCGTTCCCACTCGTAGTCGTCGTCGAAGTACCGCTCCGCGAGCGGCTCGTCGGGGATCTCGCCGATGCGCTGTTTCTCCTGCTGGTAGGAGGGGCGGTCGTCGACGTAGTACCGGCCGGTGAGGACGGTCCCCTCGTGGAGCGCGTTCTCCGTCTCGAACATCATCTCGGAGGCCTCCGAGCGGTCGGTGTTGTCGAACTCGTAGTCCTCGGAGTCGTTGACGTCGATGTAGGGGACGTACTGCTTTGCGTCCTTGTTCCAGGTCGGACACTGGGTGAGGAAGTCGACGTGCGAGAAGCCGTCGTGTTCGATGGCCTCGACGATGATCTCTTTGGCCTGGTTCGGATTGACGGCGGCCGTCCGGGCGATGTAGGAGGCGCCGGCGTTCAGCGACATCGACAGCGGCCGGATCGGATCCTTCGCCGACCCGTGGGGCTGGGTCTTGGACTTGTGGCCCTTCGGCGACGTCGGGGAGGTCTGGCCCTTCGTCAGCCCGAAGATCTCGTTGTTGAACACGATGTAGGTGATGTCGTGGTTCTCCCGGGCCGTGTGCATGAAGTGGTTGCCGCCGATCCCGTAGCCGTCGCCGTCGCCGCCGGCGGCGACGACGGTCAGGCCGGGGTTCGCCAACTTCGCCGCCCGCGCGATCGGGAGCGAGCGGCCGTGGATCGTGTGGAAGCCGTAGCTGTCGAAGTAGCTGTTCAGCTTGCCCGAACACCCGATGCCCGTGCAGACGAGCATCTCCTCGGGCGAGAGGCCGAGTTCGGCGGCCGCGCCCTTCAGAGCCTTCAGGACCCCGAAGTCGCCGCAGCCGGGACACCAGGTGGGCTGGGGTTCGAGGCCGGGGGTGTACTCGTTGCGGTCGCGTTCGACGTCTTCACCGATTGCACTGAATGCGCTCATTGTTAGTCACTCGCTGCGGGGACGAATTTGGTCTCGTGGCCGGGGAGCGTCCCGTCCTCGACGATGCTCGTGACGAACCCGTCGACGATCTCGCCGGGCTCGAAGGGGTTGCCGTTGTACTTCAGCAGGCTCGAGAGCTTCTCGCCGTAGCGACCGAGTTCCTTCTGCGTCAGGCCGCGGAACTGCGCGGAGGCGTTCATCTCGACGACGAGCACCTCGTCGACGCTCTCGATGAACGCCGAGACCTCCTCGACCGGGTAGGGTGCGAGTTCGGATACGCCCAGCGACTTCACCGAGTGTCCCTGCTCGTTGAGTTCGTCGACGGCCTCCTCGACGGTGCCCTGCTGGGAGCCGAACGTCATGATCCCGTACTCGGCGTCCTCGGGGCCGTGGTGGGCGTTCGTGCCCTCGTCGGCGTCGAGGTCGGCGCGGATGGCCTCCATCTTCTCCATCCGGCGATCGACCTGATTGACGCGGTTGTCGGGGTCCTCGGAGATGTGCCCCGCGGGCATGTGTTCGTTGCCGGTCGCGAGGTAGCGACCACCCTCCTGGCCCGGGATCGACCGGGGGCTGACGCCGTCGTCGACGTCGTGCTGGAAGCGGTTGTACTTCCCGGAGGGGTCGTGCGGCGCGTCCGCGAGCTCAGCCTCGGTGACGACCGACCCGAGGTCGGGGTTGGGTTCCTCGTCGAAGACGCTGGCCGGAACGTTCTGGAGTTCGCCGCCGTTCTTCTGGTCGTAGAGGACGATCGCCGGGATCTGGTACTCGTAGGCGATCTGGAACGCCCGGCGGGTCTGGCGGTACGCCTCCTCCGCGCCGGCGGGCGCGAAGACGACGCGGTGGGAGTCGCCCTGGGAGGTGTAGAGGACGTGTTCGAGGTCGGCCTGTTCGGGCTTGGTCGGCATCCCGGTCGAGGGGCCGGCGCGCATCGCCTCCACGAGGACGACGGGCGTCTCCGTCATCTCGGCGAGGCCCAGCGGCTCGGACATCAGCGCGAAGCCGCCGCCCGAGGAGCCGGACATCGCCTTGACGCCGGCGTGGGAGGCCCCCAGCGCCAGCGCGGCCGCGGCGATCTCGTCTTCGACCTGCTCTGAGATGCCGCCGACCTCGGGGAGGTTCTGCGACATGATGGTGAAGACCTCGGTCCAGGGGGTCATCGGGTAGCCCGCGATGAACCGACAGCCCTCGTCGAGCGCGCCGTAGGCGATGGAGTCCGAGCCCGAGATGAGGACCTGGTCCTCGTCGTGGTCGCCCTCCGGCACCGAGATGTCGGGGGCGTCGGCGTCGAACTCCTCCTGGACGGTCTCGTAGGCGTCGTCGAAGACCGACATATTCGGCTCGAACACCTTCTCGGGCATCGTGTCCTCCATCAGGCTCTTGATGACCCGCGGTTCGATGTTCGCGATGGCGCAGGTGACGGCGACGCCCGCGGTGTTCCGCATGACCTCGCGCCCGTGTTCGCGCGCGATCGTGCGGAGGTCGATGTCGTAGACGTGCCAGCCGTTATCCGCGACGCGCTCGTCGAAGTCCGGGATGTCCTCGGTGTCGAGGAGCCCGGAGTCGTAGACGATGACGCCACCCTCGTTCAGCTCGTCGAGATTCTCGGACAGCGGCTTTACCTCCTCGTTGCCGTAGTAGGCGTTCTCCTGGGGGTTCCGGGCGAAGGAGTCGCCCAGCGCGAGGAGGAAGTTGTACCCGTCACCGCGCGACTTCACGGGGTCCTCGGAGACGCGGACCTCCGTGTAGGTGTGACCACCACGGATGCGCGACGGGTAGTGACGATGCGTGAATACGTGTAGGCCCGCTCGCATCAGGGCCTTAGCGAAGTTCTGGCTCGTCGAGGCGATCCCGTCTCCGGAACCACCCGCGATTCGCCAGATGAGTTCGTCGTCAGTCATATCTGAGCTCACGGCCCGCGTGGGCCACTACCGAACACTTTCGAAAGGACTCGATTAAAGCCTTTGCTATACGTTACCAAGGAAAGATGATGATAGACCTAATATATGGACGTAAGATGCACTATATCGAGATATCGTGGAATAATATAAAGAATGAGTGAGAATTACAATTCGTATGTTTAGTTTAGATGTATTGTATCGACGGAACAGAACTGCACCCGTCCGGAGATTTCGGATACGTCCGACAAAGCCGGATCGAATCCAAGTTATATCCGATATACTCGAAATCTATAGTGTTCGGCCGCGGACCGACCGCCCCCGAGGGTTACTCGTTGTCGGGGCTGGAGGGGTGGTAGTCGGTGTCGTACTCGCCCGGCTGGTCGTCGAGCCGATCGGGGTTGATCCGCCCGCCGAGGAGCATAAAGTCGAGGATTGTGAGGTTCAGCATCGCCTCGACGACCGGGACCGCACGCGGCGGCAACACGGGGTCGTGGCGGCCGACGACCTGGATTTCCTTTTCCTCGCCGGTCTCCCAGTCGACGGTCTTCTGCTGTTTCGGGATCGACGTGGGGGCGTGCCAGGTGACCTCGCCGTAGATCGGCTGGCCGGTGGTGATGCCGCCCTGAAGGCCGCCGTGTTTGTTGCCCTCCGGGACGGGATCGCCCTCGTCGCTGAACTCCCAGTCCTCGTTTCGGTCCTTGCCGGTCCACTCGCGGGCCTCCTTCCCGAGGCCGAACTCGAACGCGGTGGTCGCCGGGATCGACATCATCGCTTGGCCGAGCCGCGAGGGGAACGAATCGAACCGCGGCGCGCCCAGACCGCGCGGGACGCCCTGCGCCTCGAAGTAGATCGAGCCGCCGATCGAGTCACCCTCCTGCTGGTACTCGTCGATGAGGTCGCGCATCTCCTCGGCGGTCTCGGGATCGGCACACCGGACTTCGTTCTCCTCCGTGTGTTCGAGCATCTCCTCGAAGGTGACCTCGGGGGCCTTGATGTCGCCGATCTGATTGACGTGGGCTTTGACCTGGACGCCCTCGGTTTCGAGGACCTTCTTCGCGATCGCGCCGGCGGCGACCCAGTTCACCGTCTCCCGCGCGGAGGAGCGCCCGCCGCCGCCCCAGTTACGCGTCCCGAACTTCGCCGAGTAGGTGAAGTCGCCGTGGCTCGGCCGCGGGGCCGTGACGTACGGCTCGTACTTGCCCGAGCGGGCGTCCTTGTTCTCGATGACCATCCCGATCGGGGTGCCCGTCGTGTAGCCGTCCTGGATCCCGGAGTTGATCGAGACCGCGTCGGGCTCGCCCCGCGAGGTCGTGATCATCGACTGTCCCGGCTTTCGCCGGTCCAGTTCCGCCTGGACGTCCTCCTCGTCGAGTTCGAGCCCCGCCGGACAGCCCGAGACGGTCACGCCCATCGCGTCGCCGTGGCTCTCGCCGTAGGTGGTGACCTGGAAGAGCCGGCCGAATCGGTTGCCGTTCATTACCTCGCCGTCGTGGTTCCGTCCATATATACGTTGCAGAAAGTGGTGGGTCTCGGCCGCGGACGGCGCGTTCGACCCCTACGGACCGTTCAGACGCCCCGCTCACCACGGCCCGGCGTCGCCGACGACGGTCCGGGTCTGCTCGCGCATAAACTGCGGCAGGTACCAGTAGCCGCCCGCGAACTTGCTCGTCGTGCCCGAGGCCTTCCAGCCGCCGAACGGCTGGGCCTGCACGAGCGCGCCGGTCGTCGCGCTCTGTGACCGATTGACGTAGCACATCCCCGACTCGATCCGGTCGAGCCACGTCTCGATCTCGGCGTCGTCCTCGGAGAACAGTCCGGCACAGAGGCCGTACTCGCTGTCGTTGGACTTCCGGATGCCCTCGTCGAGACCGCCGACCGGATGGATCGTCACGAAGGGAACGAAGTGCTCCTCGCGCGCCACGTCGTGGTCGTGCGGGACGTCGACGGCGACCGTCGGCCGCACGTACCGCCCGGCCGCGCCGTCGACAGCGCCGACGACCTCGCCGCCGGTGAGCACGCGCCCGACCTCCCGGGCAGTCTCACAGACCTCGCGGTACCGTTCCACGGCGTCGTCATCGACGAGCGGCGCGACGACGGCCCCGGGATCGTCGGGCGCGCGGTCCGGGATTTCCTCTGTGGTCTCGACGAGCCGTTCGGTGAACGCGTCGGCGACGTCCTCGTGGACGTAGACGCGGGAGGTGGCCGAGCACTTCTGGCCGCCGAAGCCGAACGCGCCGTAGCGCACGCCCTCGACGGCCTTCTCCAGGTCGGCCTCGGCCGTCACTGTGACGGGGTTCTTCCCGCCGAGTTCCGCGATCACGGGCCCCGGCTTCTCCCGTTCCACGAAGCTCCGCTCGATCTCTCTGCCGACGGCGCGGGAGCCGGTGAAGGCGACGCCGCTCACGTCTTCGTGTCCGACGAGCGGCTCTCCGACGGTCCGGCCGCCGCCGGTGACGAGATTGAGGGCGCCGTCGGGGACGCCCGCGTCCGAGAGGATCGAGACCGCCTCGTGGGCGATCAGCGGGGTCGCGCTCGCCGGCTTCGCGACGACGGTGTTACCGGTGATGAGCGCGCCCGTCGTCATCCCGACGAAGATGGCGAAAGGGAAGTTGAACGGCCCGACGACCCCGAAGACGCCGTACGGTTCGAGGACGTTCCGACAGCGCTGGCCGGGCGTCGGCTCGCCGGTATCGAGGCGGTAGCCCTCGTTGCGTTCGAGTTCGCGGGCGTAGAACCGCAGGAAGTCGATTCCCTCGTCGACGTCGGCGACCGCCTCGAACCGGTTCTTCCCTGCTTCCAGGGTGAGGACCGCCGCGAGCTCGTACCGGCGGTCGCGGGCGCGCTCTGCGGCCTCCCGGAAGATCGCCGCGCGGTCGCGCCAGTGGGTGTGCCGCCATTCGTCGAAGGCGTCGGTCGCGGCGGCGACCGCGCGGTCGACGTCGCCCTCGTCCCCGCTCGCGAACTCGCCGACGAGGAGGTCCGTCTCGCCGGGGCTCTCGACGCTGAACCGCTCGTCGCGCTCGACCGCCGCGCCGTCGATCACGAGCGGGTGCGACTCCCCGAGGTCGTCGCGGACGCGCTCGACGGCCGACTCGTAGCGGTCGTGAAATTCGTCGAGCGTTCCCTCGCGCCGGTGGGTGAACGCCGTCTGTTCGTTCTCGAAGGGTTGCGAGCGCATACGGAAACTGAGGGGCCGCGACACCATAACTGTGACACCGACCCGCACACAGCAGGTGGGGCGTCCGCCCGTGGAGTTATGCGGTCCGGCGGCGACCATCCGCTATGGACCGAGCGGTCGTCGAACCCGACGTCGATGCTGTCCCCGGAGCGAAGGCCGAACGATGGGTCACCCACCACCACGAGGTCGCGGCCCCGAGCACGGCCGCCTACGAGTTCGTCTGGGATCTGACCGAGGAGGCGATCGGCCCCTTCTGCACCGACGTCGACGGCAACGTTTTCTTAGATTTCACGAGCCACGTCGCCTCGTCGCCGCTGGGGTACAACAACCCGACCGTCCGCGAGAGGATGGCGGCGCTGGACCTCCCGTCGCCGACCAAGATCGCCGGACAGAGCTTCTACGCCGGTACGGGCTGGCCGCCCGAGGACTCGGATCTGCCGGGACCGACCCAGCTGATGGACCGGCTCACGGAGCTCGGATCGGGGTACGATCTCGACACCGTGTTCCTCTCGAACTCCGGCGCCGAGGCGGTCGAGAACGCCATCAAGATCTGCTACGACCACCGCGGCGGCGCCGGACAGGCCATCACGTTCGAGGGCGCCTTCCACGGCCGGACGCTCGGCGCGCTGTCGCTGAACCGCTCGAAGGCCGTCCACCGGCGGGACTTCCCGGAAATCCCCGGCGTCCACGCCGTGCCGTACTGCGAGGACCGGACCTGCACGCCCGAGTCGTGCTCGTGTGGGTTCTTCGCCGGCGACGGCTCGCGCCTGCGCTCGATGCTCGACCCCGACCGCGGCTACGTCGACCCCGACGACCTCGCGTACCTGATCATCGAGCCGGTCCAGGGCGAGGGCGGCTACCGCTTCCCCAGCGAGGCGTTCGCCGAGGAGATCGCCGATGTCTGCGAGACCCACGACGTGCTCTTGATCGCCGACGAGATCCAGACCGGCGTCGGCCGGACGGGCGAGTGGTGGGGCTCGGACCACTACCCGTTCGAGCCCGACGTGATCGCGAGCGCGAAGGCGCTCCAGGTCGGTGCGACGCTCTCCCGCCGGGAGATCTTCCCCGAGGAGAAGTCGCGGCTCTCCTCGACGTGGGGCGCTGGCGACGTGCTCGCGGCGCTCCAGGGGGCGGTCACGATCGACGTCATCGAGTCCGAAGGGCTCCTGCGGAACGCCCGCGAGAAGGGCGACCGGCTGATGGGTCGGCTCCGCGAGGCCGACCTGGCGGATGTCGACAACGTCCGCGGTCGGGGACTGCTCGTCGCGTTCGACCTCCCGACGAAGGAGCGACGCGACGCCGTGATCCGGGCGGCGCTGGAACGCGGCCTGCTCACCCTGGGCTGTGGCTACCGGTCGATCCGGCTCCTGCCGCCGCTCGACGTCACCGAGCGGGAGATTGATCTCGGCGCGGAGCTGCTGATCGAGGCCGTCGAAGCCGGCGAGTGAGGCGTCGGGGACCCGCTACTCGTGGCGGTCGACCGCCGCGCCCAGCGACTCCATCGCGTCGAAGAAGTCCGGGAAGGACACGTCGACGTGTTCGGCGCCCTCGATGACGGTGTCGCCGTCAGCGGCGAGCCCCGCGACGGCCAGCGACATCACGATGCGGTGGTCCGCGCGGCCGTCGACGCGCGCGCCCACGAGGTCGGTGTCGCCGCCGTGGACGGTCAGCCGATCCCGCTCTTCGGTCACCGAGGCACCCATCTTGCCTAACTCCTCGGCCATCGCGCTCACGCGGTCGGTCTCCTTGTACCGGACGTGCTCGCAGTTCTCGATGACCGTATCGCCGTCCGCAACGGCCCCGAGCGCGGCGATCGTCGGCAGCAGGTCGGGCGTGTCGCCGACGTCGACGGTGGTGCCCGACAGCGACGCCCGCGGGACGGCGATCTCGCCAGCGTCGCGGTCCCAGCCGACCGCAGCGCCCATCGACTCCAGGATCTCGACGATCGCGCTGTCGCCCTGGGCGCTCGGGCGCGCGCCCTCGACGAGGACGCGGTCGCCCTCCGCCGCGGCGACGGCGCCCGCCGAGAGCAGGTACGACATCGACGAGAAGTCGCCGGGGACGGCGTACTCGCCGCCTTTGGGAGCGTAGGACTGGCCGCCGGGGACGGAGAAGCCGTCGTCGGTCTTCGTCGCATCGACGCCGAAGTCGTCGAGGACTTCGAGCGTGATGTCGACGTACGGCGCGGACTTCAGTTCGGTTTCGAGTTCGACGTCGATGCCCTCGTCGGTGACGGCGCCGGCCATCAGGAGCGCGGTGATGTACTGCGAGGAGACGTCGCCGGGGATCGACACCGCGCCGCCGTCGATCGACTCGCCGACCACGAGCGGCGCCTGGCCGTTCCGCCGGGTCGACTCCGCCCGCCCGCCGAGCTGTCGGATCGCGTCGAGGAGCGGCCCCTGCGGGCGCGAGCGGAGGGAGTCGTCGCCGGTGAACACGCAGAGCCCGTCGGCGAGCGCGCCGCAGGCGGTGACGAGCCGCGTGGTCGTCCCCGAGTTCGCGCAGTCGACGACGTCGTCCGGCACCTCGGGGCGGCCGTCGAAGCCGGAGATCGAGAGCCGCGCGTCGCCGTCGGCGTCGCGGTCGACCGAGCCGCCGAACGCCTCGACCGCGCGCATCGTCGCGCGGGTGTCGGCGCTCACGAGCGGGTCGGCGACGACCGCCTCCGCGCCGTAGCCCGCGGCGAGGATCGCTCGGTGGGTGTAGCTCTTCGAGGGCGGCGCGCGCACGCGCCCCGCCACGCGGGACTGCGAGATGGTGACGTCCATACGGTCCGTTCGCGCTGGCTGGGGTATGATACTTACTGTCGAATCCGACCGCGAGCCTTTATATCGCAGAACGGGGGCAGGGCCGCCGTGACCTGGGTTCGGTCCCGCGTCGTGCCGCGGTTGCCCGGCACAGCGACGCGGGCGCGGCCGTGCCGGCTGTTCGCCACATTCGACGTGCAAACGCTACGATAGCCACCTCGACGGACGACGCTATCGACGTCGCGCCAGCAGCGCGGCCGCCGCGAGCGCGGCGGCGGCGGTCACGACGCCGAAGCCGGGCGTTCCGGTCTCCGTTCCCGGACGTTCGGTCTCCACGGTCGTTCCCGTGGGCGTCACCGTCATCGGAGTGTCGGCTATCGTCGACTCCTCAGACGCTTCGAGGTCCCGGTACTCC
This is a stretch of genomic DNA from Halobellus sp. MBLA0158. It encodes these proteins:
- a CDS encoding DNA polymerase Y family protein encodes the protein MDCFYASCERLREPALREEPVVVGMGYEAGETFGAVATASYEAREYGVESAQPISQALERLPRAAEATAEGNESESGSESESETDADTVGHYRPVDLEFYREVAGEVKEILHDSADVVREVSIDEAYLDVTDRTSWDRGPDGERTLAEGYARHVKQRIAREVGVPASVGVASNMSTAKIASDHDKPDGLVVVEPGRVAEFLAPLPVESVHGIGPVTADRLGEMGIETAGGLADADPAELRSAFGSRGPELRDRARGVDDREVTPTGRPKSLSRESAFAEATESAAEKRERVAALAADVASRAQNRGATYRTIGIKAVLPPYDINTRERSLSGPVDDPDLVESVALELLAEFEDDAVRKLGVRVSNLSFADGEQARLDGWEGAETAEDAETAEAAGDGGRRSDERDGRRRAGRPSGRGQASLDQFDESE
- a CDS encoding CAP domain-containing protein; the encoded protein is MADIGVNELVTDSIEEAESGFSDASSADTLNETEIRRTVHARINEIRADRRVDRLQYSQHIAERAEEHTETMAERRRLQGSDPESQYECETVGENVAYTYANQRIAVEDDYVNYEGNETKIAHGIVRQWMNSPGNQDVILEDAFESEGIGVATAETDDGRRVYVTQAVCG
- the lrpA1 gene encoding HTH-type transcriptional regulator LrpA1; this translates as METTSTEGRILDVLEEDAQASYSEIAERADVSKPTVRKYIRKMEEEGIIVGYSADVDPKKLSETSIALVGLDVSSERYVEATRELKELDAVESLYTSSGDHMLMAEVRARDGDALGDVISETILSIEGITAAHPSFLQERLK
- a CDS encoding thiamine pyrophosphate-dependent enzyme, translated to MSAFSAIGEDVERDRNEYTPGLEPQPTWCPGCGDFGVLKALKGAAAELGLSPEEMLVCTGIGCSGKLNSYFDSYGFHTIHGRSLPIARAAKLANPGLTVVAAGGDGDGYGIGGNHFMHTARENHDITYIVFNNEIFGLTKGQTSPTSPKGHKSKTQPHGSAKDPIRPLSMSLNAGASYIARTAAVNPNQAKEIIVEAIEHDGFSHVDFLTQCPTWNKDAKQYVPYIDVNDSEDYEFDNTDRSEASEMMFETENALHEGTVLTGRYYVDDRPSYQQEKQRIGEIPDEPLAERYFDDDYEWERVYDSFLDKHK
- a CDS encoding 2-oxoacid:acceptor oxidoreductase subunit alpha: MTDDELIWRIAGGSGDGIASTSQNFAKALMRAGLHVFTHRHYPSRIRGGHTYTEVRVSEDPVKSRGDGYNFLLALGDSFARNPQENAYYGNEEVKPLSENLDELNEGGVIVYDSGLLDTEDIPDFDERVADNGWHVYDIDLRTIAREHGREVMRNTAGVAVTCAIANIEPRVIKSLMEDTMPEKVFEPNMSVFDDAYETVQEEFDADAPDISVPEGDHDEDQVLISGSDSIAYGALDEGCRFIAGYPMTPWTEVFTIMSQNLPEVGGISEQVEDEIAAAALALGASHAGVKAMSGSSGGGFALMSEPLGLAEMTETPVVLVEAMRAGPSTGMPTKPEQADLEHVLYTSQGDSHRVVFAPAGAEEAYRQTRRAFQIAYEYQIPAIVLYDQKNGGELQNVPASVFDEEPNPDLGSVVTEAELADAPHDPSGKYNRFQHDVDDGVSPRSIPGQEGGRYLATGNEHMPAGHISEDPDNRVNQVDRRMEKMEAIRADLDADEGTNAHHGPEDAEYGIMTFGSQQGTVEEAVDELNEQGHSVKSLGVSELAPYPVEEVSAFIESVDEVLVVEMNASAQFRGLTQKELGRYGEKLSSLLKYNGNPFEPGEIVDGFVTSIVEDGTLPGHETKFVPAASD
- the aroC gene encoding chorismate synthase yields the protein MNGNRFGRLFQVTTYGESHGDAMGVTVSGCPAGLELDEEDVQAELDRRKPGQSMITTSRGEPDAVSINSGIQDGYTTGTPIGMVIENKDARSGKYEPYVTAPRPSHGDFTYSAKFGTRNWGGGGRSSARETVNWVAAGAIAKKVLETEGVQVKAHVNQIGDIKAPEVTFEEMLEHTEENEVRCADPETAEEMRDLIDEYQQEGDSIGGSIYFEAQGVPRGLGAPRFDSFPSRLGQAMMSIPATTAFEFGLGKEAREWTGKDRNEDWEFSDEGDPVPEGNKHGGLQGGITTGQPIYGEVTWHAPTSIPKQQKTVDWETGEEKEIQVVGRHDPVLPPRAVPVVEAMLNLTILDFMLLGGRINPDRLDDQPGEYDTDYHPSSPDNE
- a CDS encoding aldehyde dehydrogenase family protein; the protein is MRSQPFENEQTAFTHRREGTLDEFHDRYESAVERVRDDLGESHPLVIDGAAVERDERFSVESPGETDLLVGEFASGDEGDVDRAVAAATDAFDEWRHTHWRDRAAIFREAAERARDRRYELAAVLTLEAGKNRFEAVADVDEGIDFLRFYARELERNEGYRLDTGEPTPGQRCRNVLEPYGVFGVVGPFNFPFAIFVGMTTGALITGNTVVAKPASATPLIAHEAVSILSDAGVPDGALNLVTGGGRTVGEPLVGHEDVSGVAFTGSRAVGREIERSFVEREKPGPVIAELGGKNPVTVTAEADLEKAVEGVRYGAFGFGGQKCSATSRVYVHEDVADAFTERLVETTEEIPDRAPDDPGAVVAPLVDDDAVERYREVCETAREVGRVLTGGEVVGAVDGAAGRYVRPTVAVDVPHDHDVAREEHFVPFVTIHPVGGLDEGIRKSNDSEYGLCAGLFSEDDAEIETWLDRIESGMCYVNRSQSATTGALVQAQPFGGWKASGTTSKFAGGYWYLPQFMREQTRTVVGDAGPW
- a CDS encoding class-III pyridoxal-phosphate-dependent aminotransferase, translating into MDRAVVEPDVDAVPGAKAERWVTHHHEVAAPSTAAYEFVWDLTEEAIGPFCTDVDGNVFLDFTSHVASSPLGYNNPTVRERMAALDLPSPTKIAGQSFYAGTGWPPEDSDLPGPTQLMDRLTELGSGYDLDTVFLSNSGAEAVENAIKICYDHRGGAGQAITFEGAFHGRTLGALSLNRSKAVHRRDFPEIPGVHAVPYCEDRTCTPESCSCGFFAGDGSRLRSMLDPDRGYVDPDDLAYLIIEPVQGEGGYRFPSEAFAEEIADVCETHDVLLIADEIQTGVGRTGEWWGSDHYPFEPDVIASAKALQVGATLSRREIFPEEKSRLSSTWGAGDVLAALQGAVTIDVIESEGLLRNAREKGDRLMGRLREADLADVDNVRGRGLLVAFDLPTKERRDAVIRAALERGLLTLGCGYRSIRLLPPLDVTEREIDLGAELLIEAVEAGE